The Leishmania panamensis strain MHOM/PA/94/PSC-1 chromosome 5 sequence genomic sequence AGCGTCTGCAACGTACTGCTGCGCGATCTTCATACCATTAGCACGGTTGATCGTCGCAGTCGACTCACCTTCGCTCTCTAAAATGAGCTTGCGCTTCTTTCGCTCTGCCTCAGCCTGTAGATCCATCGAGCGGCGCACCAGCTCGCTCACCATAATATCTCGGATCTCGTAGCGTTTGCACTCAATACCCCACTCATTTGCTTCTCGACGGAGCACTTCCACAGTGCTTTGGTTAAGACTGGCGCGCTCCCTGAACAGGCTATCAAGCGACATCCGCCCAATCTCGCTGCGCATCGTTGTTTGAGCTAAGTTAATTAAGTTGAACACGGGGTTCTCAATATTGTAGCTGGCTTTGCACGAATCCACAATCTTGAGAAAAAGGACACCGTCAATCTCCACCATTACATTGTCAGATGTGATTGCTGATTGATTCGGGATTTCGATACCTTGCTCCTTCACGTTGTAATTGTAGCGAATCTTGTCGATAAAGGGCACCACCATCCACCATCCGGAGTCCAGTGTGCGGTGATAGCGACCAAGTCGCTCCACAACATATTCGTGTCCTTGTGGGACAATGTTGAAAAAGGTGTTTCGCGGAGGGCGCTCAATGAAAGAGCTGGGATCAAGCAGCATTTTCTGTGAGCGCTGCATCATCATGCGAGATGGTGCACTACCTCCGGGAGGGTGTTCTTGAGGAGTAGAGTTCATGGGGTACGGGCTACCTTGAGCCCCGTACTGCTGAAGAAGCACAATTCGACGGCGgatcattttttttttttcgttgccACTCGCCTTTAACTCTTCAGTTTTAAGATCAATAAAAACAGAGaatggaaaagaggggaatgGAGAAGAGGGTTTGCACATTAGCGTGTGGAGTTGAGGCGGGGAAAGGAATGAAAGCAGCGGGTTAGAAAGCTTTTGTTCTCTGTCCAACACTCTTCCTGCCACTATAGCAAAACAGGTAGTAGAAAGTGCGAAATGCAACACTGTGTGTATTGCTTTTCGATCGTATAGAGAAAAGGGGTAGATATTTTGAACGACAAGATGGAATCTGAACTGGCTCCCGGTTCGACGCACATTTGGTTTGCATAATAATAACCAAAGATGAGGTTTCAAATGGGTCGAATTGAAATGAATAAAATACCGAGTCAAAGTGCAAGTGCGCGCGTGTTGC encodes the following:
- a CDS encoding stomatin-like protein (TriTrypDB/GeneDB-style sysID: LpmP.05.1040) codes for the protein MIRRRIVLLQQYGAQGSPYPMNSTPQEHPPGGSAPSRMMMQRSQKMLLDPSSFIERPPRNTFFNIVPQGHEYVVERLGRYHRTLDSGWWMVVPFIDKIRYNYNVKEQGIEIPNQSAITSDNVMVEIDGVLFLKIVDSCKASYNIENPVFNLINLAQTTMRSEIGRMSLDSLFRERASLNQSTVEVLRREANEWGIECKRYEIRDIMVSELVRRSMDLQAEAERKKRKLILESEGESTATINRANGMKIAQQYVADAEKYTVERHSEGNAAAIRVKAAAVSDNIAIVSEAIEKAKHGNEAISLRVAESYIEKFGELAKESNTVVMSHPVNDPAMFATQALSVFNTVATSATKSSPTTGK